Proteins co-encoded in one Hemibagrus wyckioides isolate EC202008001 linkage group LG26, SWU_Hwy_1.0, whole genome shotgun sequence genomic window:
- the LOC131346512 gene encoding interferon-induced protein 44-like isoform X1 → MKLEEEEMEGKGFNQSRQLEFDQPWRKMPWGKKDQIEQKLRSFRLKGSSARFVRILVVGAVGAGKSSFINSVNNAFQGRITSGALVDGIGGTRFTTKYKTHYIKTEDGSHLPFVFNDIMGLEDKESGADAEDIIRAMNGFLQEGFNFDRTSSMFEMDLGYRSNPSVEDQTSCLVNIIAADKIYLMNDGVIGKLKKIRQAATDRGIPQVIIMTKPDLACPLVQQDIRKIFISKKIKEKMELCSHRLGIPMNYIFPVKNYHEDIDTDDDMDLLIFKALDQIVNIAADFLKEQSFNYGEKTD, encoded by the exons atgaaattggaggaggaggaaatggAAGGAAAAGGATTCAATCAATCTCGTCAACTCG aatttgaTCAACCATGGAGGAAAATGCCTTGGGG aaaaaagGACCAGATTGAACAGAAACTGAGGAGTTTCAGGCTCAAAGGATCAAGTGCACGGTTTGTCAGGATTCTGGTTGTTGGTGCAGTCGGAGCAGGAAAGTCCAGTTTTATAAATTCTGTTAATAATGCTTTCCAAGGACGAATCACCTCTGGGGCTCTTGTTGATGGAATAGGTGGAACCAGATTCACAACAAAA tacaAGACCCATTATATTAAAACAGAGGATGGATCACATTTGCCGTTTGTCTTTAATGATATCATGGGACTTGAAGACAAAGAATCTGGTGCAGATGCAGAGGACATCATCAGAGCCATGAACGGGTTTCTTCAAGAAGGATTCAAT TTTGATCGTACATCCTCCATGTTTGAGATGGACCTTGGCTACAGAAGCAACCCAAGTGTTGAGGATCAAACCTCCTGCCTGGTCAACATTATTGCTGCagacaaaatatatttaatgaatGATGGGGTCATTGGTAAGCTGAAAAAAATCCGTCAGGCAGCTACAGATCGGG GCATACCTCAAGTAATCATCATGACAAAACCAGATTTAGCATGTCCACTGGTTCAACAGGACATCAGGAAGATCTTCATCAGCAAGAAGATCAAAGAGAAG atggaATTGTGTAGTCATCGGCTGGGGATTCCCATGAATTACATCTTCCCTGTGAAGAACTACCATGAGGACATAGACACAGACGATGACATGGATCTTCTGATTTTCAAGGCACTTGATCAGATTGTGAACATCGCTGCTGACTTCTTGAAGGAACAATCTTTTAACTACGGTGAAAAAACTGATTAA
- the LOC131346512 gene encoding interferon-induced protein 44-like isoform X2 — MPWGKKDQIEQKLRSFRLKGSSARFVRILVVGAVGAGKSSFINSVNNAFQGRITSGALVDGIGGTRFTTKYKTHYIKTEDGSHLPFVFNDIMGLEDKESGADAEDIIRAMNGFLQEGFNFDRTSSMFEMDLGYRSNPSVEDQTSCLVNIIAADKIYLMNDGVIGKLKKIRQAATDRGIPQVIIMTKPDLACPLVQQDIRKIFISKKIKEKMELCSHRLGIPMNYIFPVKNYHEDIDTDDDMDLLIFKALDQIVNIAADFLKEQSFNYGEKTD, encoded by the exons ATGCCTTGGGG aaaaaagGACCAGATTGAACAGAAACTGAGGAGTTTCAGGCTCAAAGGATCAAGTGCACGGTTTGTCAGGATTCTGGTTGTTGGTGCAGTCGGAGCAGGAAAGTCCAGTTTTATAAATTCTGTTAATAATGCTTTCCAAGGACGAATCACCTCTGGGGCTCTTGTTGATGGAATAGGTGGAACCAGATTCACAACAAAA tacaAGACCCATTATATTAAAACAGAGGATGGATCACATTTGCCGTTTGTCTTTAATGATATCATGGGACTTGAAGACAAAGAATCTGGTGCAGATGCAGAGGACATCATCAGAGCCATGAACGGGTTTCTTCAAGAAGGATTCAAT TTTGATCGTACATCCTCCATGTTTGAGATGGACCTTGGCTACAGAAGCAACCCAAGTGTTGAGGATCAAACCTCCTGCCTGGTCAACATTATTGCTGCagacaaaatatatttaatgaatGATGGGGTCATTGGTAAGCTGAAAAAAATCCGTCAGGCAGCTACAGATCGGG GCATACCTCAAGTAATCATCATGACAAAACCAGATTTAGCATGTCCACTGGTTCAACAGGACATCAGGAAGATCTTCATCAGCAAGAAGATCAAAGAGAAG atggaATTGTGTAGTCATCGGCTGGGGATTCCCATGAATTACATCTTCCCTGTGAAGAACTACCATGAGGACATAGACACAGACGATGACATGGATCTTCTGATTTTCAAGGCACTTGATCAGATTGTGAACATCGCTGCTGACTTCTTGAAGGAACAATCTTTTAACTACGGTGAAAAAACTGATTAA